In Sodalis ligni, a single genomic region encodes these proteins:
- the glnT gene encoding type III glutamate--ammonia ligase, with protein sequence MKKSHQQIADIAEQLKQKGVEYCMGAYVDIHGVPKGKVVPLSHFSQMAAGSERYTGYALDGLGQLPNEDELTSVPDLDHIIQLPWEPKIAWMPADNAFKGEPYALNTRVALKNVLAQANKMGFGFNLGIECEIYLLKRDENGGLSVPDADNKLNKPCYDLQGFVDQFDWLDTMSRTINDLGWDLYSLDHEDGNSQFEFDFNYADALTSCDRFIFFRFMAKHYAKERGLVATMMPKPFANKTGTGAHFNMSLYDIASGENIFASRDDPRGLGLSDTGYYFIGGLLKHGRALCAAFAPTVNSYKRLVRQGAMSYFSWAPVFNSYGSNNRTNSVRVPAGGGRCESRNADGAVNPYLAATLALAAGLEGIREKIDPREPNEDNLYSISEQERRARGIDFLPQNLLEAVEAFAADPFVEATLGTALRDEFVKYKTQEWNNYHLHVSQWEIDQYSTIF encoded by the coding sequence ATGAAAAAAAGTCATCAGCAGATAGCGGACATCGCGGAACAGTTGAAGCAAAAAGGGGTGGAGTATTGCATGGGCGCCTATGTGGATATCCACGGCGTACCCAAGGGCAAAGTGGTCCCCCTCAGCCATTTCAGCCAGATGGCGGCCGGTTCGGAGCGCTATACCGGCTATGCCCTGGACGGTCTGGGCCAGCTTCCCAATGAGGACGAACTCACCTCGGTGCCGGACCTGGATCATATTATCCAGCTGCCCTGGGAACCGAAAATCGCCTGGATGCCGGCGGATAATGCCTTTAAAGGCGAGCCCTATGCGTTAAACACCCGGGTGGCGCTGAAAAACGTCTTGGCGCAGGCCAACAAGATGGGCTTTGGGTTCAATCTCGGCATCGAATGTGAAATCTATCTGTTGAAACGGGATGAAAACGGTGGGTTATCAGTACCGGACGCGGATAATAAATTAAACAAGCCATGCTATGACCTGCAGGGATTTGTCGATCAGTTCGACTGGCTGGATACCATGTCCCGCACCATTAACGATCTGGGCTGGGATCTCTATTCGCTGGATCATGAAGACGGCAATTCCCAGTTTGAGTTCGATTTTAACTATGCCGATGCGTTGACCAGCTGCGACCGTTTTATTTTCTTCCGTTTCATGGCGAAACATTACGCCAAGGAACGGGGATTGGTGGCCACCATGATGCCGAAGCCCTTCGCCAATAAAACCGGTACCGGCGCGCATTTCAATATGTCTTTATATGATATCGCCAGCGGCGAGAATATCTTTGCTTCCCGGGATGACCCGCGCGGCCTGGGCCTGTCCGACACCGGCTACTATTTTATCGGCGGCTTGCTCAAGCACGGCCGGGCGCTGTGCGCGGCATTCGCGCCCACCGTCAACAGCTACAAACGTCTGGTGCGCCAGGGGGCCATGAGCTACTTCTCCTGGGCGCCGGTATTCAATTCCTACGGCTCCAATAACCGCACCAACTCGGTTCGGGTCCCGGCCGGGGGCGGCCGCTGCGAATCCCGCAATGCCGACGGCGCGGTGAATCCCTACCTGGCCGCCACCCTGGCATTGGCCGCCGGGCTGGAAGGCATTCGCGAGAAAATCGATCCGCGGGAGCCCAACGAAGACAATCTCTATTCCATCAGCGAACAGGAACGGCGGGCGCGGGGCATTGATTTCCTGCCGCAGAACCTGCTGGAAGCGGTGGAAGCCTTTGCCGCCGACCCCTTTGTCGAAGCCACCCTCGGCACCGCGCTGCGGGATGAATTCGTTAAGTACAAGACCCAGGAATGGAACAATTACCATCTCCATGTCAGCCAATGGGAAATCGACCAGTACAGTACAATATTCTGA